In Stigmatopora nigra isolate UIUO_SnigA chromosome 2, RoL_Snig_1.1, whole genome shotgun sequence, a single window of DNA contains:
- the LOC144182096 gene encoding solute carrier family 23 member 1-like isoform X2 encodes MAPERQSNGLDNYAFALEGRFCELPETKQKEDVNTPMEEECSKLVYCVTDVPPWYLCILLGIQHCLTAFGGIIAIPLILSQGLCLQHDGLSQSQLISTIFFVSGICTLLQVTFGIRLPILQGGTFTLLAPSMAMLSMPEWTCPAWTKNATLVNTSSSEFIEVWQTRMRAVQGSIMVGSLLQVFIGFSGLIGIFMRFIGPLTIAPTISLIGLSLFDSAGDSAGNHWGISTLTTVLIIIFSQYLRHIPVPFPTYSKDKKLKFSPVYIFQILPVLLGISLSWLLCYLLTTFSVLPSEPNQYGYLARTDLKGDVVSQAPWITFPYPGQWGLPTVSVAGVLGIFAGVISSMIESVGDYHACARLSGAPPPPKHAINRGIGIEGLGCLLAGAWGTGNGTTSYSENVGALGITKVGSRMVIVAGGIFMVIMGVFGKVGAIFATIPSPVIGGMFMVMFGVIAAAGISNLQYSDLNSSRNIFVFGFAMFSGLVIPNWIVKNPTAISTGVDAVDQVLQVLLTTSMFVGGFFGFLLDNTIPGTKQERGILAWNKAHEDNAINTLESAEVYNLPFGLNSYLASLSWSRYLPFCPPAMPKNLKGRGEDNVTPTKVPGHPEPSQIIVGVAL; translated from the exons ATGGCTCCAGAAAGGCAGAGCAATGGTCTCGACAACTATGCCTTTGCA CTTGAAGGACGGTTCTGTGAACTccctgaaacaaaacaaaaagaagacgTTAATACTCCAATGGAAGAAGAGTGCAGCAAATTGGTTTACTGCGTGACAGATGTACCACCTTGGTACTTATGTATCCTTCTTGGTATACAG CACTGCTTGACAGCATTCGGAGGTATAATTGCGATCCCATTGATCCTTTCACAAGGCCTGTGCCTCCAACATGACGGCCTGTCGCAGAGTCAACTCATCAGCACCATCTTTTTTGTGTCTGGTATCTGCACTCTGCTGCAAGTCACTTTTGGTATTAG ACTTCCAATTCTCCAAGGTGGGACGTTCACATTGCTGGCACCATCCATGGCGATGTTATCCATGCCAGAGTGGACTTGTCCTGCTTGGACAAAGAATGCTACCCTGGTCAACACGTCTTCTAGTGAATTCATAGAAGTCTGGCAGACTCGAATGAGAGCG GTCCAAGGCTCCATAATGGTGGGCTCACTTTTGCAGGTGTTTATCGGTTTCTCTGGTCTCATTGGGATCTTCATGCGTTTCATTGGGCCACTTACCATTGCTCCCACCATCTCTCTTATTGGACTTTCTCTTTTTGACTCTGCTGGCGACAGTGCAGGGAACCATTGGGGAATTTCCACTTT AACCACTGTGCTCATCATCATTTTCTCCCAGTATCTTCGTCACATTCCTGTGCCATTCCCAACGTACAGCAAGGATAAAAAACTCAAGTTCAGTCCTGTGTACATCTTCCAGATTCTACCT GTTCTGCTGGGAATCTCCTTGTCATGGTTGCTGTGTTATCTTCTAACAACCTTTAGTGTCCTTCCGTCTGAACCAAACCAATATGGCTACTTGGCTCGTACTGATCTAAAGGGAGACGTCGTGAGTCAAGCTCCTTGGATCACATTCCCATATCCTG GTCAATGGGGGCTGCCTACTGTTAGTGTGGCAGGCGTACTTGGCATTTTTGCTGGTGTAATTTCATCCATGATTGAGTCTGTTGGAGATTACCATGCATGTGCCAGGCTGTCGGGAGCCCCGCCTCCACCGAAACACGCAATCAATCGGGGGATTGGCATCGAGGGGTTAGGCTGTTTGCTGGCTGGAGCCTGGGGGACAGGAAATGGTACCACATCATACAGTGAGAATGTGGGGGCCCTTGGCATCACAAAG GTTGGCAGTCGTATGGTGATTGTTGCCGGGGGGATCTTCATGGTCATCATGGGTGTGTTTGGGAAAGTAGGAGCCATCTTTGCTACCATCCCGTCGCCAGTCATAGGAGGGATGTtcatggttatgtttggggtcaTAGCCGCAGCAGGAATTTCAAATCTTCAA tattctgATCTGAACTCATCTCGCAACATCTTCGTTTTTGGCTTTGCCATGTTTTCGGGTCTGGTCATACCTAACTGGATAGTAAAGAATCCTACAGCTATTTCTACAG GTGTTGATGCGGTCGACCAAGTGCTGCAGGTTCTTCTCACAACTAGCATGTTTGTGGGTGGATTCTTCGGTTTCTTGCTAGACAACACAATTCCAG GCACAAAACAGGAACGAGGCATCCTGGCCTGGAACAAAGCTCACGAGGATAATGCAATTAATACACTGGAGAGTGCGGAAGTCTACAATCTTCCCTTTGGCCTCAATTCTTACTTGGCTTCTTTGTCATGGAGCCGGTACCTTCCATTCTGCCCCCCTGCTATGCCCAAAAACCTCAAAGGACGTGGTGAAGACAATGTCACTCCAACGAAAGTGCCCGGGCATCCAGAACCTTCACAGATTATAGTTGGGGTCGCACTTTAA
- the LOC144182096 gene encoding solute carrier family 23 member 1-like isoform X1 codes for MKVTVEQNPADFSYTLDWSPTNHRLEGRFCELPETKQKEDVNTPMEEECSKLVYCVTDVPPWYLCILLGIQHCLTAFGGIIAIPLILSQGLCLQHDGLSQSQLISTIFFVSGICTLLQVTFGIRLPILQGGTFTLLAPSMAMLSMPEWTCPAWTKNATLVNTSSSEFIEVWQTRMRAVQGSIMVGSLLQVFIGFSGLIGIFMRFIGPLTIAPTISLIGLSLFDSAGDSAGNHWGISTLTTVLIIIFSQYLRHIPVPFPTYSKDKKLKFSPVYIFQILPVLLGISLSWLLCYLLTTFSVLPSEPNQYGYLARTDLKGDVVSQAPWITFPYPGQWGLPTVSVAGVLGIFAGVISSMIESVGDYHACARLSGAPPPPKHAINRGIGIEGLGCLLAGAWGTGNGTTSYSENVGALGITKVGSRMVIVAGGIFMVIMGVFGKVGAIFATIPSPVIGGMFMVMFGVIAAAGISNLQYSDLNSSRNIFVFGFAMFSGLVIPNWIVKNPTAISTGVDAVDQVLQVLLTTSMFVGGFFGFLLDNTIPGTKQERGILAWNKAHEDNAINTLESAEVYNLPFGLNSYLASLSWSRYLPFCPPAMPKNLKGRGEDNVTPTKVPGHPEPSQIIVGVAL; via the exons ATGAAGGTCACTGTTGAGCagaacccagctgacttcagttacaccctcgactggtcaccaaccaatcacagg CTTGAAGGACGGTTCTGTGAACTccctgaaacaaaacaaaaagaagacgTTAATACTCCAATGGAAGAAGAGTGCAGCAAATTGGTTTACTGCGTGACAGATGTACCACCTTGGTACTTATGTATCCTTCTTGGTATACAG CACTGCTTGACAGCATTCGGAGGTATAATTGCGATCCCATTGATCCTTTCACAAGGCCTGTGCCTCCAACATGACGGCCTGTCGCAGAGTCAACTCATCAGCACCATCTTTTTTGTGTCTGGTATCTGCACTCTGCTGCAAGTCACTTTTGGTATTAG ACTTCCAATTCTCCAAGGTGGGACGTTCACATTGCTGGCACCATCCATGGCGATGTTATCCATGCCAGAGTGGACTTGTCCTGCTTGGACAAAGAATGCTACCCTGGTCAACACGTCTTCTAGTGAATTCATAGAAGTCTGGCAGACTCGAATGAGAGCG GTCCAAGGCTCCATAATGGTGGGCTCACTTTTGCAGGTGTTTATCGGTTTCTCTGGTCTCATTGGGATCTTCATGCGTTTCATTGGGCCACTTACCATTGCTCCCACCATCTCTCTTATTGGACTTTCTCTTTTTGACTCTGCTGGCGACAGTGCAGGGAACCATTGGGGAATTTCCACTTT AACCACTGTGCTCATCATCATTTTCTCCCAGTATCTTCGTCACATTCCTGTGCCATTCCCAACGTACAGCAAGGATAAAAAACTCAAGTTCAGTCCTGTGTACATCTTCCAGATTCTACCT GTTCTGCTGGGAATCTCCTTGTCATGGTTGCTGTGTTATCTTCTAACAACCTTTAGTGTCCTTCCGTCTGAACCAAACCAATATGGCTACTTGGCTCGTACTGATCTAAAGGGAGACGTCGTGAGTCAAGCTCCTTGGATCACATTCCCATATCCTG GTCAATGGGGGCTGCCTACTGTTAGTGTGGCAGGCGTACTTGGCATTTTTGCTGGTGTAATTTCATCCATGATTGAGTCTGTTGGAGATTACCATGCATGTGCCAGGCTGTCGGGAGCCCCGCCTCCACCGAAACACGCAATCAATCGGGGGATTGGCATCGAGGGGTTAGGCTGTTTGCTGGCTGGAGCCTGGGGGACAGGAAATGGTACCACATCATACAGTGAGAATGTGGGGGCCCTTGGCATCACAAAG GTTGGCAGTCGTATGGTGATTGTTGCCGGGGGGATCTTCATGGTCATCATGGGTGTGTTTGGGAAAGTAGGAGCCATCTTTGCTACCATCCCGTCGCCAGTCATAGGAGGGATGTtcatggttatgtttggggtcaTAGCCGCAGCAGGAATTTCAAATCTTCAA tattctgATCTGAACTCATCTCGCAACATCTTCGTTTTTGGCTTTGCCATGTTTTCGGGTCTGGTCATACCTAACTGGATAGTAAAGAATCCTACAGCTATTTCTACAG GTGTTGATGCGGTCGACCAAGTGCTGCAGGTTCTTCTCACAACTAGCATGTTTGTGGGTGGATTCTTCGGTTTCTTGCTAGACAACACAATTCCAG GCACAAAACAGGAACGAGGCATCCTGGCCTGGAACAAAGCTCACGAGGATAATGCAATTAATACACTGGAGAGTGCGGAAGTCTACAATCTTCCCTTTGGCCTCAATTCTTACTTGGCTTCTTTGTCATGGAGCCGGTACCTTCCATTCTGCCCCCCTGCTATGCCCAAAAACCTCAAAGGACGTGGTGAAGACAATGTCACTCCAACGAAAGTGCCCGGGCATCCAGAACCTTCACAGATTATAGTTGGGGTCGCACTTTAA